In Georgenia soli, a genomic segment contains:
- a CDS encoding LLM class flavin-dependent oxidoreductase, with translation MELGIYTFGDLDTRPGRPEVTPGQRIREILDRAVLAEEVGLAHVGIGEHHRPDYAVSAPSTVISAVLARTSRIHVGSAVTVLSTEDPVRVYQEFATMDQFSEGRVELLAGRGSFIESFPLFGARLEDYDELFEEKLDLLLQIDAGNPVTWSGRFRPPLRDAHILPRPTTKPGLGEHLRIAVATGGSPASSVRAGRLGLPVNYAIIGGEPRRFAPLVELYRRAHQESGHPAERRSVSVSVHGFVADTDQEAMELFYPYQLDAGTKLARERGFAVPNRISYEAQSGPHGAFVIGSPQTVAEKIVRLHGYLGHDRQNFQMDVSGVPQRESLRAIELLGKVKELVDAELGA, from the coding sequence ATGGAGCTCGGCATCTACACCTTCGGCGACCTCGACACGCGACCCGGACGGCCTGAGGTGACGCCCGGGCAGCGCATCCGGGAGATCCTCGACCGCGCCGTGCTCGCCGAGGAGGTGGGCCTGGCCCACGTCGGCATCGGCGAGCACCACCGCCCCGACTACGCGGTCTCGGCGCCGTCGACGGTGATCTCGGCGGTGCTGGCGCGCACCAGCCGGATCCACGTCGGGTCCGCCGTCACCGTCCTGTCCACCGAGGACCCGGTGCGCGTCTATCAGGAGTTCGCCACCATGGACCAGTTCTCCGAGGGCCGCGTGGAGCTGCTCGCCGGGCGCGGTTCCTTCATCGAGTCCTTCCCCCTGTTCGGGGCCCGCCTGGAGGACTACGACGAGCTCTTCGAGGAGAAGCTCGACCTGCTGCTGCAGATCGACGCCGGAAACCCCGTCACCTGGTCCGGGCGGTTCCGGCCGCCGCTAAGAGACGCCCACATCCTTCCCCGGCCGACCACCAAGCCGGGGCTGGGGGAGCACCTGCGCATCGCCGTCGCCACCGGCGGGTCCCCGGCCTCCTCCGTGCGGGCCGGCCGGCTCGGCCTGCCCGTCAACTACGCGATCATCGGCGGCGAGCCGCGCCGGTTCGCGCCGCTCGTGGAGCTCTACCGCCGCGCGCACCAGGAGTCGGGGCACCCGGCCGAGCGGCGCTCCGTCTCGGTCTCCGTGCACGGCTTCGTCGCCGACACCGACCAGGAGGCGATGGAGCTCTTCTACCCCTACCAGCTCGACGCGGGCACCAAGCTCGCACGCGAGCGCGGCTTCGCCGTCCCGAACCGGATCTCCTACGAGGCCCAGTCGGGGCCCCACGGGGCCTTCGTGATCGGCTCGCCGCAGACGGTGGCGGAGAAGATCGTCCGGCTCCACGGCTACCTCGGGCACGACCGGCAGAACTTCCAGATGGACGTCTCCGGCGTGCCGCAGCGGGAGTCCCTCCGGGCGATCGAGCTGCTCGGGAAGGTGAAGGAGCTCGTCGACGCCGAGCTCGGCGCGTGA
- a CDS encoding DoxX family membrane protein, which yields MGLPIKLRHVPSRVAAGAFILNSGLGKRHLPDDAAAGLQGMAANAFPQLKQMSPKDFGKLVSAGEITLGAALLVPLVPTWLAALGLAGFSGSLLYMYTRTPGLTEEGSRIKPSQEGTGIAKDVFMLGIAGSLLVDELTSRQSGGD from the coding sequence ATGGGTCTGCCGATCAAGCTCCGTCACGTCCCCTCCCGCGTCGCCGCGGGGGCGTTCATCCTCAACTCCGGCCTGGGGAAGCGCCATCTTCCCGACGACGCGGCGGCCGGTCTGCAGGGCATGGCGGCCAACGCCTTCCCGCAGCTGAAGCAGATGTCCCCGAAGGACTTCGGCAAGCTCGTCTCCGCCGGGGAGATCACGCTCGGGGCCGCGCTGCTCGTCCCGCTGGTGCCCACCTGGCTCGCGGCCCTGGGCCTTGCCGGGTTCTCCGGCTCGCTGCTGTACATGTACACCCGCACGCCAGGGCTCACGGAGGAGGGCTCGCGCATCAAGCCGTCCCAGGAAGGCACGGGCATCGCCAAGGACGTGTTCATGCTCGGCATCGCCGGCTCGCTGCTCGTCGACGAGCTGACGTCGCGCCAGAGCGGCGGCGACTGA
- a CDS encoding CYTH and CHAD domain-containing protein, whose product MRTQLEVERKFTVDDGFRPDRVPLADGLVLAAADELDLRSTYVDTPDLRLAARGVTLRRRTGGVDDGWHLKLPAGPDGRTEVHEPPGPEGTTPPERLRHLVAVHVRDGRLLPVARLRTRRAVYRITDGSPDAPVLAELVDDRVTAESLGEEMTVTTWRELEVELADGGADLLDRVEQSLRAAGAEPAPGPSKLLRALGDRVPHPAAVPEIGRRSTAADVVLAYVTAQVRALTDADPGVRLNTPDAVHQMRVASRRLRSALKTFRDVLDRGRTDPLRAELRWLAHVLGGARDTEVMHARVRTLLLAGPDDEARVVTVRRVDHELGERHGRALGAARTELDGARYFRVLDDLDALLADPHLTSRAGRPARKELPRRVRSAYRDVRRCHDLAEAASPGRERELALHEVRKAAKRARYAAEAVAPVAGKRARRFAGAMEEIQDVLGEHRDSIVTQEILAGTVARAREAGEDTFALGRVVGLEEAGATAAAAGYAEAWRAGSRKKLRAWAT is encoded by the coding sequence ATGCGAACCCAGCTCGAGGTGGAGCGGAAGTTCACCGTGGACGACGGCTTCCGGCCGGACCGTGTGCCCCTGGCCGACGGACTGGTGCTCGCCGCTGCCGACGAGCTGGACCTGCGCAGCACGTACGTGGACACCCCCGACCTGAGGCTCGCCGCACGCGGCGTCACGCTGCGGCGCCGGACCGGGGGCGTGGACGACGGGTGGCACCTGAAACTTCCGGCGGGACCGGACGGGCGCACGGAGGTCCACGAGCCGCCGGGGCCGGAGGGGACGACGCCGCCCGAGCGGCTGCGGCACCTCGTGGCCGTGCACGTGCGCGACGGCCGGCTGCTGCCGGTGGCCAGGCTCCGGACCCGGCGGGCGGTCTACCGGATCACGGACGGCTCCCCCGACGCGCCGGTGCTCGCCGAGCTGGTCGACGACCGGGTCACCGCCGAGTCGCTCGGCGAGGAGATGACCGTGACCACCTGGCGCGAGCTCGAGGTCGAGCTGGCCGACGGCGGGGCCGACCTGCTCGACCGGGTGGAGCAGTCGCTGCGGGCCGCCGGCGCCGAGCCCGCGCCCGGGCCGTCGAAGCTGCTCCGGGCTCTGGGTGACCGCGTCCCGCACCCGGCGGCCGTGCCCGAGATCGGCAGGCGGTCCACGGCGGCCGACGTGGTGCTCGCCTACGTCACCGCACAGGTCCGGGCGCTGACGGACGCCGACCCGGGGGTGCGGCTGAACACCCCGGACGCGGTGCACCAGATGCGCGTCGCCTCCAGGCGGCTGCGCTCCGCCCTGAAGACGTTCCGCGACGTCCTCGACCGGGGGCGGACGGACCCGCTGCGCGCGGAGCTGCGCTGGCTCGCCCACGTGCTCGGGGGCGCCCGCGACACGGAGGTCATGCACGCCCGCGTGCGCACCCTGCTCCTGGCCGGACCCGACGACGAGGCCCGCGTCGTCACCGTGCGCCGGGTCGACCACGAGCTCGGCGAGCGTCACGGGAGGGCGCTCGGCGCCGCCCGGACGGAGCTGGACGGAGCCAGGTACTTCCGCGTCCTGGACGACCTCGACGCCCTGCTGGCGGACCCTCACCTGACCTCCCGCGCAGGCCGGCCCGCCCGCAAGGAGCTGCCCCGCCGGGTGCGCAGCGCCTACCGCGACGTCCGGCGCTGTCACGACCTCGCGGAGGCTGCGTCGCCGGGGAGGGAGCGAGAGCTGGCGCTGCACGAGGTGCGCAAGGCGGCCAAGCGCGCGCGCTACGCCGCGGAGGCCGTCGCGCCGGTCGCGGGCAAGCGGGCCCGGCGGTTCGCCGGCGCCATGGAGGAGATCCAGGACGTCCTGGGCGAGCACCGGGACAGCATCGTGACGCAGGAGATCCTCGCGGGCACCGTCGCCCGGGCGCGGGAGGCGGGCGAGGACACCTTCGCGCTGGGGCGGGTCGTCGGCCTCGAGGAGGCCGGCGCCACCGCCGCCGCGGCCGGCTACGCCGAGGCGTGGCGAGCGGGGTCCAGGAAGAAGCTGCGCGCCTGGGCGACATGA
- the smpB gene encoding SsrA-binding protein SmpB, translating into MAGTKAPGAKKPTAAQRAKAEADAKKVVARNKKARHDYHIDETFEAGLSLTGTEVKALRMGRASLVDGWIEIDRYGEAWLHNVHIPEYAQGSWTNHGPRRKRKLLLHKEEIEKLAVKTREKGHTIVPLELYFTKGRAKVEIALARGKQEWDKRQTLREKQDEREAQRAMSLRLHR; encoded by the coding sequence GTGGCCGGCACGAAGGCACCCGGGGCGAAGAAGCCCACAGCGGCGCAGCGGGCCAAGGCCGAGGCGGACGCCAAGAAGGTCGTCGCGCGCAACAAGAAGGCGCGCCACGACTACCACATCGACGAGACGTTCGAGGCGGGCCTGTCGCTGACCGGCACCGAGGTCAAGGCGCTGCGCATGGGCCGCGCGTCCCTCGTGGACGGCTGGATCGAGATCGACCGGTACGGCGAGGCGTGGCTGCACAACGTCCACATCCCCGAGTACGCCCAGGGGTCGTGGACCAACCACGGCCCGCGCCGCAAGCGCAAGCTCCTCCTGCACAAGGAGGAGATCGAGAAGCTGGCCGTGAAGACCCGGGAGAAGGGACACACGATCGTGCCCCTCGAGCTGTACTTCACCAAGGGGCGCGCCAAGGTCGAGATCGCCCTGGCGCGCGGCAAGCAGGAGTGGGACAAGCGCCAGACCCTGCGGGAGAAGCAGGACGAGCGTGAGGCTCAGCGGGCGATGAGCCTGCGCCTGCACCGCTGA
- a CDS encoding RDD family protein codes for MSTTARRSGPEAALARARLQEDLIVTGEAVALEIRPASVGVRVLGAVLDAAVYAMGAGLLVMAASELLMGLNSAQLGVLQVSVLAAVMVLAPTTVETLTRGRSLGKLATGIRVVRDDGGPVRLRHALVRALVGIGELWLTAGAVAITSTAVNRRGKRLGDLLAGTYAVRVRGGERREPPLVMPPELAAWAASADIRALPDGVGLAARRFLGRTGTMTPQSRARMGTALAAQVEPFVAPPPPWGTHPERFLAAVLVSRRDREYAVGLRARQRDETEAARIARLPYGVPDSR; via the coding sequence GTGAGCACCACGGCCCGCAGGTCCGGCCCCGAGGCGGCCCTGGCGCGCGCCCGCCTGCAGGAGGACCTCATCGTCACGGGCGAGGCGGTCGCGCTGGAGATCCGGCCCGCCTCCGTGGGGGTGCGGGTGCTCGGCGCCGTCCTCGACGCCGCGGTCTACGCCATGGGTGCGGGGCTCCTCGTGATGGCGGCGTCCGAGCTGCTCATGGGCCTCAACTCCGCCCAGCTGGGCGTGCTGCAGGTCAGCGTGCTGGCCGCCGTCATGGTGCTCGCCCCCACCACCGTGGAGACCCTCACCCGCGGGCGGTCCCTGGGCAAGCTCGCCACCGGCATCCGCGTGGTCCGCGACGACGGCGGCCCCGTGCGGCTGCGGCACGCGCTGGTGCGGGCGCTGGTGGGCATCGGCGAGCTGTGGCTGACCGCGGGCGCCGTCGCGATCACCTCGACGGCGGTGAACCGCCGCGGCAAGCGGCTCGGCGACCTGCTCGCCGGCACCTACGCCGTCCGGGTCCGTGGCGGCGAGCGCCGGGAGCCGCCGCTGGTGATGCCGCCGGAGCTGGCGGCCTGGGCGGCGTCCGCCGACATCCGTGCGCTGCCCGACGGGGTCGGCCTGGCGGCGCGGCGCTTCCTCGGCCGCACCGGCACGATGACGCCTCAGTCCCGGGCCCGGATGGGCACCGCCCTGGCGGCGCAGGTGGAGCCGTTCGTCGCCCCGCCCCCGCCGTGGGGCACGCACCCGGAACGGTTCCTCGCCGCCGTGCTGGTCTCGCGGCGCGACCGCGAGTACGCCGTCGGGCTGCGCGCGCGCCAGCGCGACGAGACGGAGGCGGCCCGCATCGCCCGGCTGCCCTACGGGGTGCCCGACTCCCGCTGA
- a CDS encoding discoidin domain-containing protein: MSLTRSRRLSASFALAVGLVGVAPLAAQAETAPAPDFDARPPQAGEPFYTEQQLATNGEGGFPNYRIPALAVTNDGDILASYDGRPTAADSPGPNSILQRRSTDGGATWQEQTFIHEGKVEAPIEGYSDPSYIVDRHTGDIFNFHVKSFDRGFGNSRPGVDPEDRNVIQAEVSVSRDDGVTWEHEVITADVTADLGWRSRFAASGQGIQLKYGEHAGRLIQQFTIINAAGDFQAVSVYSDDHGETWQVGEPVGVGMDENKTVELSDGRVMLNSRDSHRSGYRKVAISEDGGVTYGEVTIDRELPDPTNNASIVRAYPNAPEGSARAKVLLFSNAGSTSQRANGVVRMSFDDGETWPVSKVFQPGGMAYSTLATLPNGNVGLLYEPDSGYGGIRFAQSNLAWLEGLAAPLTVADVVADRGETFTTEVTIQNQSGRALPDVQLDIDLPEGWVLESTEVPHLLPGATATATATVSVPADAVGGAYRLTAGLRSGEVSTSTTFGVDVSMLDQAAFSVADVSSENPGSGEGAAQAIDGNAGTHWHSAWSVSPAPGYPHHLTLDLGAEHEIWALHYTPRQNGSNGRIGGYEIWTSTDASSWAQAATGTFAPGAATQRIPFDATGARYVRLVATSSIGGDRWASAAELNVEGVR, translated from the coding sequence ATGTCTCTCACGCGTTCGAGGCGCCTGTCGGCCTCCTTCGCCCTCGCGGTCGGTCTGGTGGGCGTCGCGCCCCTGGCCGCGCAGGCGGAGACGGCCCCGGCACCCGACTTCGACGCCCGGCCCCCGCAGGCCGGCGAGCCGTTCTACACCGAGCAGCAGCTCGCCACGAACGGCGAGGGCGGGTTCCCGAACTACCGCATCCCGGCGCTGGCCGTGACGAACGACGGCGACATCCTCGCCTCGTACGACGGCCGCCCGACCGCGGCGGACTCCCCGGGGCCGAACTCGATCCTGCAGCGCCGTTCCACCGACGGCGGCGCGACCTGGCAGGAGCAGACGTTCATCCACGAGGGCAAGGTCGAGGCGCCCATCGAGGGCTACTCCGACCCGAGCTACATCGTCGACCGGCACACCGGCGACATCTTCAACTTCCACGTGAAGTCCTTCGACCGCGGCTTCGGCAACTCCCGTCCCGGCGTGGACCCCGAGGACCGCAACGTCATCCAGGCCGAGGTCAGCGTCTCCAGGGACGACGGCGTGACCTGGGAGCACGAGGTCATCACCGCGGACGTCACCGCCGACCTCGGCTGGCGCTCCCGCTTCGCGGCCTCGGGCCAGGGCATCCAGCTCAAGTACGGCGAGCACGCCGGCCGGCTCATCCAGCAGTTCACGATCATCAACGCCGCGGGCGACTTCCAGGCCGTCTCCGTGTACTCCGACGACCACGGCGAGACGTGGCAGGTCGGCGAGCCGGTCGGCGTCGGCATGGACGAGAACAAGACCGTCGAGCTCTCCGACGGGCGCGTCATGCTCAACTCGCGCGACTCCCACCGCTCCGGCTACCGCAAGGTCGCCATCTCCGAGGACGGCGGGGTCACCTACGGCGAGGTCACGATCGACCGCGAGCTGCCCGACCCGACGAACAACGCCTCGATCGTGCGGGCGTACCCGAACGCGCCGGAGGGCTCGGCCCGGGCCAAGGTGCTCCTCTTCTCCAACGCCGGCTCGACCAGCCAGCGCGCCAACGGCGTCGTCCGCATGAGCTTCGACGACGGCGAGACCTGGCCCGTCAGCAAGGTGTTCCAGCCCGGCGGGATGGCCTACTCCACCCTCGCCACCCTGCCCAACGGCAACGTCGGCCTGCTCTACGAGCCCGACAGCGGCTACGGCGGCATCCGCTTCGCCCAGTCCAACCTCGCCTGGCTCGAGGGCCTGGCGGCACCGCTCACGGTGGCGGACGTCGTGGCCGACCGGGGGGAGACGTTCACCACCGAGGTGACGATCCAGAACCAGAGCGGCCGGGCGCTGCCCGACGTCCAGCTCGACATCGACCTGCCCGAGGGCTGGGTCCTGGAGTCCACGGAGGTCCCCCACCTGCTGCCCGGGGCCACCGCCACCGCGACCGCCACGGTGAGCGTCCCGGCGGACGCGGTCGGCGGCGCCTACCGCCTCACGGCCGGCCTCCGCTCCGGCGAGGTCTCGACGTCCACGACCTTCGGCGTCGACGTCAGCATGCTGGACCAGGCGGCGTTCTCGGTCGCCGACGTCTCGAGCGAGAACCCCGGCTCGGGCGAGGGCGCGGCCCAGGCGATCGACGGCAACGCCGGCACGCACTGGCACTCCGCGTGGTCGGTCTCCCCCGCCCCCGGCTACCCGCACCACCTCACGCTTGACCTGGGGGCCGAGCACGAGATCTGGGCGCTGCACTACACGCCGCGTCAGAACGGCAGCAACGGCCGGATCGGTGGCTACGAGATCTGGACGAGCACGGACGCCAGCAGCTGGGCCCAGGCGGCCACCGGGACGTTCGCCCCGGGCGCCGCGACCCAGCGCATCCCGTTCGACGCGACCGGCGCGAGATACGTGCGCCTCGTCGCGACCAGCTCGATCGGCGGCGACCGGTGGGCGTCGGCGGCCGAGCTGAACGTCGAGGGCGTGCGCTGA
- a CDS encoding CoA transferase produces the protein MGDQEVPWPALWGGFGGGEARDDDVPRVSGPRRWWAGPLDVEGLAVGAVVACGRAATALGRARGRVPCVMVDSADVAAAFDSFRHLRVDGREVVGFAPLSRFYATADSWVRFHANYAHHRRALLAALDVDPGLDDDTASVMVGAAARRERAEDLETRVRGAGGVAAALRTPQEWLAHEQGAAVASAPLVEERGGERPDGPVAPGGGGRALPDAGDGPMSGLRVLDLTRVIAGPTATRTLAALGADVLRVDPPGRPELLDQHLDTGFGKRSAEADLADPAVRSRLEELLEHADVLVSGYRPGALAGVGLGAEEVLGRHPHLVVAELSAWGWRGPWAHERGFDSIVQVASGIAHRYATSGPGGLRPGALPVQALDHAAGYLLAAAVMQALAHRAEHGGRAVRVSLARVAHELRGLPVPDGGARTLAVTTATVVSAYGPLVHVPPPLAVDGERLGYPGPPRPYGADDLIWR, from the coding sequence ATGGGTGACCAGGAGGTGCCCTGGCCCGCTCTGTGGGGCGGCTTCGGGGGAGGCGAGGCGCGGGACGACGACGTTCCGCGCGTGTCGGGGCCGCGCCGGTGGTGGGCCGGTCCCCTGGACGTCGAGGGCCTGGCGGTCGGCGCCGTCGTCGCCTGCGGCCGGGCGGCCACGGCGCTGGGCCGGGCCCGCGGGCGTGTCCCGTGCGTCATGGTGGACAGCGCCGACGTCGCCGCGGCGTTCGACTCCTTCCGGCACCTGCGGGTGGACGGGCGCGAGGTGGTCGGCTTCGCCCCGCTGTCCCGGTTCTACGCGACGGCGGACAGCTGGGTGCGCTTCCACGCCAACTACGCCCACCACCGCCGGGCGCTGCTCGCCGCGCTGGACGTCGACCCCGGCCTCGACGACGACACCGCCTCGGTCATGGTCGGCGCCGCCGCCCGCCGCGAGCGCGCCGAGGACCTCGAGACCCGGGTGCGCGGCGCCGGCGGGGTGGCCGCCGCGCTGCGCACGCCGCAGGAGTGGCTCGCGCACGAGCAGGGGGCGGCCGTGGCGTCCGCCCCGCTCGTGGAGGAGCGGGGCGGGGAACGACCCGACGGGCCTGTCGCCCCGGGAGGCGGGGGTCGGGCGCTGCCGGACGCCGGGGACGGGCCGATGTCGGGCCTGCGGGTGCTCGACCTGACGCGGGTCATCGCGGGGCCGACCGCCACCCGGACGCTCGCCGCCCTGGGGGCGGACGTGTTGCGCGTCGACCCGCCCGGCAGGCCCGAGCTCCTCGACCAGCACCTCGACACGGGGTTCGGCAAGAGGTCGGCCGAGGCCGACCTGGCGGATCCCGCCGTCCGCAGCCGGCTCGAGGAGCTCCTCGAGCACGCCGACGTCCTCGTCTCCGGCTACCGTCCCGGCGCGCTGGCCGGCGTCGGTCTCGGCGCCGAGGAGGTGCTGGGACGGCACCCGCACCTCGTCGTGGCCGAGCTCTCCGCCTGGGGGTGGCGCGGCCCGTGGGCGCACGAGCGCGGCTTCGACTCGATCGTCCAGGTCGCGTCCGGGATCGCCCACCGCTACGCCACCTCGGGCCCGGGTGGTCTGCGGCCCGGCGCGCTGCCCGTGCAGGCGCTCGACCACGCTGCCGGCTACCTTCTCGCGGCGGCCGTCATGCAGGCGCTGGCGCATCGCGCCGAGCACGGCGGCCGCGCCGTCCGGGTGAGCCTCGCCCGGGTGGCGCACGAGCTCCGGGGTCTGCCGGTGCCCGACGGCGGGGCGAGGACCCTCGCCGTCACCACCGCGACCGTGGTCTCGGCCTACGGCCCGCTCGTCCACGTGCCGCCGCCTCTCGCCGTCGACGGCGAGAGGCTGGGCTACCCGGGCCCGCCGCGCCCGTACGGTGCCGACGACCTGATCTGGCGCTGA
- a CDS encoding stage II sporulation protein M, protein MDVDAFAAVHEPEWRRLEQLSRQRRLSGPEVDELVRLYQTTAGHLSAVRTSAPDPHLVGRLSTVLGQARGRVAGAHELRLADVSRFFVLTLPAAFYRVRWWTVGVMVAWVALAVGVGVHAASTPAVLAGLGSPSQLESYAQEAFEAYYSDYPAPDFAAQVWTNNAWIAAQCIGLGITGVFPVYVLFANAVGVGQAGAIMSVYGDLGVFFGLILPHGLMELTAIFIAGGTGLKLFWTAVAPGGRTRASALAQEGRSLVTVAVGLVLVLAVSGLVEGFVTPSVLPGWLKLVIGALVLAGYWTYTIVLGRRAVAAGETGDLEEDLAGHTLAQAG, encoded by the coding sequence GTGGACGTCGACGCCTTCGCCGCGGTGCACGAGCCGGAGTGGCGGCGGCTCGAGCAGCTCAGCAGGCAGCGGCGGCTGAGCGGTCCCGAGGTCGACGAGCTCGTCCGGCTGTACCAGACCACCGCCGGGCACCTCTCCGCGGTGCGCACCTCCGCCCCCGACCCTCACCTCGTCGGCAGGCTCTCGACCGTGCTCGGCCAGGCCCGTGGGCGCGTGGCCGGCGCGCACGAGCTGCGACTCGCCGACGTCTCCCGCTTCTTCGTCCTCACGCTCCCGGCAGCGTTCTACCGGGTCCGGTGGTGGACGGTCGGCGTGATGGTCGCCTGGGTGGCGCTGGCCGTCGGCGTCGGCGTGCACGCGGCGAGCACCCCGGCGGTCCTGGCGGGGCTCGGCTCCCCGAGCCAGCTCGAGAGCTACGCGCAGGAGGCGTTCGAGGCCTACTACTCCGACTACCCGGCGCCCGACTTCGCCGCCCAGGTCTGGACGAACAACGCCTGGATCGCGGCGCAGTGCATCGGGCTCGGGATCACCGGTGTCTTCCCGGTGTACGTGCTCTTCGCCAACGCCGTCGGGGTGGGCCAGGCCGGGGCGATCATGTCCGTGTACGGCGACCTCGGGGTCTTCTTCGGCCTGATCCTCCCGCACGGTCTGATGGAGCTGACGGCCATCTTCATCGCCGGCGGCACCGGGCTGAAGCTGTTCTGGACGGCGGTGGCGCCGGGCGGACGTACCCGGGCGAGCGCGCTCGCCCAGGAGGGCCGCTCGCTCGTCACGGTCGCCGTCGGGCTGGTGCTCGTGCTCGCCGTCTCCGGGCTCGTCGAGGGGTTCGTCACCCCCTCGGTGCTGCCCGGCTGGCTCAAGCTCGTCATCGGCGCGCTCGTGCTCGCGGGGTACTGGACGTACACGATCGTGCTGGGCCGTCGTGCCGTCGCCGCCGGCGAGACCGGTGACCTGGAGGAGGACCTCGCCGGCCACACCCTGGCCCAGGCCGGCTGA
- a CDS encoding threonine aldolase family protein yields MVPVTLTRGFLSDNASGVHPKVLAAIAAANEGHVPSYGADPLTAALQERVTDVFGPDATIYPVFNGTGANVVAVQALLQRWDAVVATVESHMVNDESTAPQLVGGTRITTVASQDGKATPELLAPAFDAYDGTVHHARPAAITLAQSTELGTTYSLDELAALTGFARERGARVHVDGARIANAAARLGTGLGELTSGVDVLSFGGTKNGLLLGDAVVVLDPALAEPVDRLRKASTQLASKLRFVSAQLLALLEDDLWRENAAHANAAADLLVERLAALGVAPRYPVQANAVFVPVPPEVLPRVVTEAPVLAWDAGTVRAVASFDTTEDDVDALVARLAPFLRG; encoded by the coding sequence ATGGTCCCCGTGACGCTCACCCGCGGATTCCTCTCCGACAACGCCTCCGGCGTGCACCCGAAGGTCCTCGCCGCCATCGCGGCGGCCAACGAGGGACACGTCCCCTCCTACGGCGCCGACCCGCTCACCGCGGCGCTGCAGGAACGCGTGACGGACGTCTTCGGCCCGGACGCGACGATCTACCCGGTCTTCAACGGCACCGGCGCCAACGTCGTCGCCGTCCAGGCGCTGCTGCAGCGCTGGGACGCCGTCGTCGCCACCGTCGAGTCGCACATGGTCAACGACGAGTCCACGGCGCCCCAGCTGGTCGGCGGCACCCGCATCACCACGGTCGCGTCACAGGACGGCAAGGCGACGCCGGAGCTGCTCGCCCCGGCCTTCGACGCCTACGACGGCACCGTCCACCACGCCCGGCCCGCCGCGATCACCCTCGCGCAGAGCACCGAGCTGGGCACCACCTACAGCCTCGACGAGCTGGCCGCGCTGACCGGCTTCGCCCGGGAGCGGGGCGCCCGCGTCCACGTCGACGGCGCCCGCATCGCCAACGCCGCCGCCCGCCTCGGCACGGGGCTGGGCGAGCTGACGTCCGGCGTCGACGTCCTGTCCTTCGGCGGCACGAAGAACGGCCTGCTCCTCGGCGACGCCGTCGTCGTGCTCGACCCGGCGCTCGCCGAGCCCGTGGACCGGCTGCGAAAGGCCTCCACCCAGCTCGCGTCGAAGCTGCGGTTCGTCTCCGCCCAGCTCCTCGCCCTGCTCGAGGACGACCTGTGGCGCGAGAACGCGGCGCACGCCAACGCCGCCGCGGACCTGCTCGTCGAGCGGCTCGCCGCCCTCGGCGTGGCCCCGCGCTACCCCGTCCAGGCCAACGCCGTCTTCGTCCCGGTGCCGCCCGAGGTGCTGCCGCGCGTGGTCACGGAGGCGCCGGTGCTGGCCTGGGACGCCGGCACGGTCCGCGCCGTGGCCTCCTTCGACACCACCGAGGACGACGTGGACGCCCTGGTGGCGCGGCTCGCGCCCTTCCTGCGCGGCTGA
- a CDS encoding carbohydrate deacetylase: MTRQLVVTADDLGLGPATNEAIVDLMARGTVTSSTLMAVAPGARDAVERVHAAGVPDPRLHVTLTSPRELRPWRPLAADVPSLTDGHGLFHVDLASSQEGASPQDVGREMEAQLSWMTGARLRPDALDSHSGVLYSHRGGPLMDTALRFCAERSLGFRLPRRLPRLLDLTVRGRLRRRYDEAVAAAGAYGVRLPESIIGAWLPGRLLTSYAQLRWNVLSQLRSLPDGISELIVHPAPAAAAALLDRAEGRKRMWELRLLQDPLFLRTLRSEGVRLVPSW; the protein is encoded by the coding sequence ATGACCCGACAGCTCGTGGTGACCGCCGACGACCTCGGCCTCGGCCCGGCCACCAACGAGGCGATCGTGGATCTCATGGCGCGCGGCACGGTCACCTCCTCGACACTCATGGCGGTCGCGCCCGGCGCCCGCGACGCGGTCGAGCGCGTCCACGCCGCGGGCGTGCCGGACCCCCGCCTGCACGTCACCCTGACGAGCCCGCGCGAGCTGCGGCCGTGGCGCCCGCTCGCCGCCGACGTGCCGTCCCTGACCGACGGTCACGGCCTCTTCCACGTGGACCTCGCGAGCTCCCAGGAGGGGGCGAGCCCGCAGGACGTCGGCCGCGAGATGGAGGCGCAGCTGTCCTGGATGACCGGCGCCAGGCTGCGCCCCGACGCCCTCGACTCCCACTCGGGCGTCCTGTACAGCCACCGGGGCGGCCCGCTGATGGACACCGCGCTGCGCTTCTGCGCCGAGCGGTCCCTCGGCTTCCGCCTCCCGCGCCGCCTGCCCCGACTGCTGGACCTGACGGTCCGGGGGCGGCTGCGTCGGCGCTACGACGAGGCCGTGGCCGCCGCCGGCGCCTACGGGGTGCGCCTGCCCGAGTCGATCATCGGTGCGTGGCTGCCCGGCCGGCTGCTCACCAGCTACGCGCAGCTGCGCTGGAACGTGCTGAGCCAGCTGCGCTCGCTGCCCGACGGCATCTCCGAGCTGATCGTGCACCCCGCGCCGGCGGCGGCCGCCGCGCTGCTCGACCGGGCCGAGGGCCGCAAGCGGATGTGGGAGCTGCGGCTGCTGCAGGACCCGCTCTTCCTGCGGACCCTCCGCAGCGAGGGCGTCCGGCTCGTCCCCTCCTGGTGA